In the genome of Streptomyces collinus, one region contains:
- a CDS encoding DUF2470 domain-containing protein, with amino-acid sequence MGDDSHSWTAAPAAAERARSVLAAAWSCAVTAEGTKEELVGAHTVGEDGRVYVDVPEDSALLAAAICAPRGEPSAVLEFADVAPVPVRNRIRARLWLAGWFAVEGERLAFTPTRVVLRQPSGSVVVDLGEFAAAAPDPLTTAEARLLTHLADCHADAVERLTRLVDSDSLHGAVRVQPLAVDRHGLTLRIERARAHGDVRLAFHAPADDVAQLTERMHILLGQASAASCPRALQRQRTDGDG; translated from the coding sequence ATGGGTGACGACAGCCACAGCTGGACGGCGGCTCCCGCCGCGGCGGAACGGGCGCGCTCGGTGCTCGCCGCCGCGTGGTCCTGCGCCGTGACCGCGGAGGGCACGAAGGAGGAACTGGTCGGCGCGCACACCGTGGGCGAGGACGGCCGCGTGTACGTGGACGTGCCCGAGGACAGCGCCCTGCTCGCGGCCGCGATCTGCGCGCCCCGCGGCGAGCCGTCCGCGGTGCTGGAGTTCGCCGACGTCGCGCCCGTCCCGGTCCGCAACCGGATCCGCGCCCGGCTGTGGCTCGCGGGCTGGTTCGCCGTCGAGGGCGAGCGGCTCGCCTTCACGCCCACGCGTGTCGTGCTGCGGCAGCCGTCCGGCTCCGTGGTCGTGGACCTCGGCGAGTTCGCCGCCGCCGCGCCCGACCCGCTCACCACGGCCGAGGCCCGGCTGCTGACCCACCTCGCCGACTGCCACGCCGACGCGGTCGAGCGGCTCACCCGGCTCGTCGACTCCGACAGCCTGCACGGCGCGGTCCGCGTCCAGCCCCTCGCCGTCGACCGGCACGGGCTGACGCTGCGCATCGAACGCGCCCGTGCCCACGGCGACGTACGCCTCGCCTTCCACGCGCCCGCCGACGACGTCGCACAGCTCACCGAGCGCATGCACATCCTGCTCGGCCAGGCCAGTGCCGCGTCGTGCCCGCGGGCCCTACAGCGGCAGCGCACAGACGGCGACGGGTGA
- a CDS encoding TetR/AcrR family transcriptional regulator, with amino-acid sequence MAANQGGRTRRRLSTEERREQLLSVGARLFSESPYDDVWIEQVAEIAGVSRGLLYHYFPTKRDFFAAVVERESERMLRMTAAVPGVPVREQLAAGLEAFLEYVQAHAHGYRAFHRADAAGDQAVRRVYQRALAAQERQILAALAADPEFGPAFEERPEIRLAVRGWLAFTTAVCLEWLRGTELGRAQVRELCARALLGVLTV; translated from the coding sequence ATGGCCGCGAACCAGGGCGGGCGCACGCGCCGCCGGCTCAGTACCGAGGAGCGCCGGGAGCAGCTCCTGTCGGTCGGGGCGCGGCTGTTCTCGGAGAGCCCCTACGACGACGTGTGGATCGAGCAGGTCGCCGAGATCGCGGGGGTGTCGCGCGGGCTGCTGTACCACTACTTCCCGACCAAACGGGACTTCTTCGCGGCGGTCGTCGAGCGCGAGAGCGAGCGCATGCTGCGCATGACGGCGGCGGTGCCCGGCGTGCCGGTACGCGAGCAACTCGCGGCAGGCCTTGAGGCGTTCCTGGAGTACGTCCAGGCGCACGCGCACGGCTATCGGGCCTTCCACCGCGCCGACGCGGCCGGGGACCAGGCGGTGCGGCGGGTCTACCAGCGGGCCCTGGCCGCGCAGGAGCGGCAGATCCTCGCCGCGCTGGCCGCGGACCCCGAGTTCGGCCCTGCCTTCGAGGAGCGGCCGGAGATCCGGCTGGCCGTGCGCGGCTGGCTGGCGTTCACCACGGCCGTCTGTCTGGAGTGGCTGCGCGGCACGGAGTTGGGCCGGGCGCAGGTGCGTGAGCTGTGCGCACGCGCCCTGCTGGGCGTCCTCACTGTCTGA
- a CDS encoding lactonase family protein, which produces MDSGGWSRRRFVGALAGGAAAAALPACDNAPAPATTPAPEPAAGTSASREARRPSGPRPLYLGTYTSVEGGGKGIGLATYDAATGRITGSGTITGVGDPSYLALHPDRRTLYAVDERDNGAVTAVRLADRKVLGSRGTGGAAPCHLSVHPGGRWLLSANYGSGSVAVHPIDASGALGERTGLVRHTVPPPGPGQEGPHAHQFVTSPDGGHVLAVDLGTDTVYTYRLDDKAGTLTEVAQARTRPGAGPRHLTFHPGGRYAYLANEVDNTVAVCSYDPASGRVEVGEAQSTGTGSGTNYPAQILVTADGRHAFLANRGHNSLTRYAVEADGARLRLLGTVPVGGDFPRQIAFSPDGTLLFAANQKSSTVTVFHVDGADGGLRRAGEAFPSPVAVCALPL; this is translated from the coding sequence GCGCTGCCGGCCTGTGACAACGCACCCGCACCGGCGACGACTCCGGCCCCCGAGCCCGCGGCGGGGACGAGCGCGTCGCGGGAGGCCCGCCGCCCCTCCGGGCCCCGTCCGCTGTACCTCGGCACCTACACGTCCGTCGAGGGCGGCGGCAAGGGCATCGGCCTGGCCACGTACGACGCGGCGACGGGCCGGATCACCGGCAGCGGCACCATCACCGGCGTCGGTGACCCGTCGTATCTCGCGCTCCACCCGGACCGCCGCACGCTGTACGCCGTGGACGAGCGCGACAACGGTGCCGTGACCGCCGTCCGGCTGGCCGACCGGAAGGTCCTGGGCAGCCGGGGGACGGGCGGGGCGGCCCCCTGCCACCTGTCGGTGCATCCGGGCGGGCGCTGGCTGCTCAGCGCGAACTACGGGTCGGGCAGTGTGGCCGTGCATCCCATCGACGCCTCGGGCGCCCTGGGCGAGCGCACCGGCCTCGTCCGGCACACCGTTCCGCCACCCGGCCCGGGCCAGGAGGGCCCGCACGCCCACCAGTTCGTCACGAGCCCGGACGGGGGCCATGTCCTCGCCGTCGATCTGGGGACCGACACCGTCTACACGTACCGGCTCGACGACAAGGCCGGCACGCTCACCGAGGTCGCGCAGGCGCGGACCCGGCCGGGCGCGGGGCCGCGGCACCTCACGTTCCACCCGGGCGGCCGGTACGCGTACCTCGCCAACGAGGTCGACAACACGGTGGCGGTCTGCTCGTACGACCCGGCCTCCGGCCGGGTGGAGGTCGGCGAGGCGCAGTCCACGGGTACGGGCTCGGGCACGAACTACCCGGCGCAGATCCTGGTGACCGCCGACGGCCGCCACGCCTTTCTCGCCAACCGGGGCCACAACAGCCTCACCCGCTACGCCGTCGAGGCGGACGGCGCCCGGCTCAGGCTGCTCGGCACGGTGCCGGTGGGCGGGGACTTCCCACGGCAGATCGCCTTCTCGCCGGACGGCACGCTGCTGTTCGCGGCGAATCAGAAGTCCTCCACCGTCACCGTCTTCCACGTGGACGGGGCCGACGGCGGACTGCGGCGCGCGGGCGAAGCGTTCCCCTCACCCGTCGCCGTCTGTGCGCTGCCGCTGTAG